In Gracilibacillus salitolerans, the sequence CCGATACCAAATGTACACAATCAATTTCTTACGTCAATTGGTAAAGAGAAATATTTGTTGTGTTATGCGATATACGCAGAAGATAAACGGGAAGAAGCCATTAAGCTATCCAGTTTTCATCAAACAGGTTTTGGCTATCCATATCAGCCAAGTGCGATGAACAGCTATGGGAAATGGAAAGAGCTATGGATTTCTAAGATAGATCAGTATGAGGCACTATATAAGCAATTATATCAACAACGGCCTGCATCTCCCTTTATTCGAGGATTTGTTAACATGTTTCCCTATATTATTGGATTAGCAGAAAATGCAATTCAATACATGCATATTGTTGAACAAGAATCCCAATTTAACGAAAGTGACCAGCCATCGATTACTTTTGGACGATATAAAAGTGATATGAATGATGTATTTATTTGGAGTGATCGATTTGTGTATGATCACCCAGTACGTGATATTGCAGAGAAATTGCGACAGTACATGCTAACACCGAATGGGTTGTCTTCTCAGGAATGTCAACAACTTTTACAAGGTTATATATCCAATATGTCTATATCAGCATTTGGATGGAAACTATTATATGCACGATTGATTTTTCCTATTCATTTATTAGATTTCATGGATCAATTTCGCCAAACATCCAATCATTATTCTGATATAGAAGAATTGGTCGAAAATCAATCGGTATATGAAGAAAATTTACGAACATTTTTTTATCAGATAGGCATTGATGAAAGAGAAATAAATAGTATACAATTAGATTGGCTATTAGATGTGTAGAAGATAATCTATCGATGCATCTCCATTTGGGAAGATGGGGTGCATTTTTTTTAATTTTTAGACAATTGTGTCTTGATAAAGATAGCATTCACATGTATAATGTCCACTATATATAAACAAATGTACACGTATCGCAAACAAAGGGAGGACGTCTATATGAATCAAGTTAACGTTGGTTTATGTGGCCTGGGTACAGTTGGAACAGGAGTTGTCAAACTGTTACAAAGCCACGCTGATGAAATAAAATATAAAGTCGGTAGTGAAATTCAAATAAAAAAAATTTTGGTCAATGATATCAAAAAGAAACGTGATGTTGTAATCCAACCAGAATGGTTAACGGATAACCCAGAAGAATTAGTAAGTAACCCGGAACTCGATATTATTATTGAAGTGATGGGTGGAATAGAGGATACCAATCTTTTATTAGAAAAAGCAATCCGAAATAAAAAACATATTGTCACAGCTAATAAAGATTTAATGGCTGTTCATGGACAGAAATTATTACGATTAGCAAAAGAAAATAATTGTGATATTTTATATGATGCCAGTGTAGCCGGAGGTATACCGATTATCCGTTCCCTAACGGAGGGACTGGCATCTGACCGCATTCAAAAAATTATGGGAATTGTTAATGGGACGACCAACTATATTCTAACTAAAATGACGGACGAGGAATTAGCATTTGAACCAGTTTTAAAAGAGGCGCAAGAGTTAGGATTTGCCGAGGCAGATCCTACGTCTGATGTTGATGGATTAGACGCAGCGCGAAAAATGACATTGCTTGCGAATCTGGCATTTAAAATGGAAATTGGGTTGGATGATGTGGAAGTTACAGGAATTCGAACAATTTCCCAAGAAGACATTACTTTTGCGACAAGTTTAGGGTATACTATTAAATTGATAGGGATTGCATCGATCCATAATGGAAAAGTAGAAGTAAGCGTTGAGCCAACCCTTTTACCAAAAGATCATCCATTGGCATTAGTAAAAAATGAATTTAATGCCGTATATGTCTATGGTGAGGCAGTAGGGGAAACGATGTTCTACGGACCAGGGGCAGGAAGCATGCCAACTGCAACAGCCGTTGTCTCAGATTTAATGGATGTAGTGAAAAATATCCGTCTTGGTATTACAGGAAATGAATACATTATCCCGCAATATGAGAAACAATTAAAAGAAAATGATGAAAAGTATATGCAATATTTCATTCGTATGGAAGTAGATGATGAAGCTGGCACATTCCAAAACATAACTAATGTGTTTACGAATGAAAAAGTAAGCTTCCAAAAGATCTTGCAATTACCTTCTGATAACGAGAAGATGGCGGAAATTGTAATGGTTACACACAAAATCAGTAAACAGCAATTATTGAACAGTAGAGAAAATCTAAAAGGATTAGACGTTGTTAATGAAATAATCAGTTGTTATCGCGTCGATGGGGAGGATTAATTGTTATGGCATGGCAGGGACTGTTGAAAGAGTATCAAGAATTATTACCAATTACTAAAAAAACTCCAATGCTAACTTTATATGAAGGGAATACTCCATTATATAAATTAGAAAAATTATCCGAAAAATATGGGATAAATGCATATGCTAAATTTGATGGTTTAAATCCAACAGGTTCATTCAAAGACCGTGGTATGGTTATGGCTATGGCAAAAGCTGTAGAAGAGGGTGCGAAAGCAGTTATCTGTGCTTCAACAGGTAATACATCAGCTTCTGCGGCTGCCTTTGCTGCCAGAGCAGGGTTAAAATGTATTGTAGTTATTCCAGATGGGAAAATTGCACAAGGTAAACTGGCACAAGCAGTTATGTATGGCGCTGAAATTTACGCTATTGATGGTAATTTTGATGATGCATTGCGCTATGTACGTAAATTAGCAGAATCAGGTGAAGTTGCTTTAGTGAACTCTGTTAATCCTTACCGTATCGAAGGTCAAAAAACAGCAGCATTTGAAGTTTGTGATGAACTAGGTAAAGCACCTGATTACTTATTTATCCCTGTAGGTAACGCAGGAAACATCACGGCATACTGGAAAGGATTTAAAGAATATAATGAAAAGAAACAAACAGGTTTACCGAAAATGATGGGATTTGAAGCAAGTGGTGCGGCAGCGATTGTACATGATCGTGTATTCGAAAATCCGGAAACAGTAGGTACAGCTATTCGTATCGGTAATCCTGCAAGCTGGCAAGGTGCGGTAAACGCTCGTGATGAATCCAATGGTCAAATCGATGAAATTACAGACGAAGAAATGATCGAAGCATATCAATGGATTGCCCAAAATGAAGGAGTATTTGCTGAACCAGCATCTTGTGCATCTATAGCAGGTTTATTGAAAAAATTAAAAGAAGGAAAAGTAGAAGAAGGGTCGACAGTTGTTACAGTATTAACTGGTAATGGCTTAAAAGACCCAGATACAGCAATTAATTATAGTGATGTAAAACCAACCGTATTGCCAAATGAAGAAGAAGTAATCATCAATAAAATTTTAGGTAGTGTCAGGGCATGAGTTGGTCCATTAAAGTACCATCGAGTACTTCCAATTTAGGTGCGGGTTTTGACTCGATCGGTTTAGCGCTGAACTTATATTTAGACTTACAAGTAACAGAAGCAGATCAATGGGAGTTTGTAGCTGGTTCAGAATGTTTGGAAGGAATTCCAACTGGTAAAGACAATTTAGTATATGAGATTGCAGAACAGGTTGCAGAAAAATTTGGGCTAGCTGGTCAATTGCCTGCTTGCCGTGTTGACATGAAGAGCGAGATCCCGCTTGCCAGAGGATTAGGGAGTAGTGCAACAGCTATTATTGCAGGTATTGAATTAGCTAATATGTTATTGGACTTGAAATTATCTGATGATGATAAACTTCAAATTGCGACAGATATTGAAGGGCATCCGGACAATGTAGCGCCATCTCTTTTAGGTGGATGTGTGATCGGTCATTACGATGGCAAAGTGTCATACACGCAAATTCCGGTGAAAGGTGTTACTTTTGTAGCCATGATTCCAAGTTTTGAATTAAAAACAAAGGATGCTCGTGCCGTATTACCGAATCAATTTACATTTAAAGAAAGTGTGCAGGCCAGTAGTGTAGCGAATGTAAGTGTGGCAGCTATTTGCAAAGGCGATTGGGAAACATTAGGTGAAATGATGGAAAAAGATCATTTCCACCAGCCATATCGAAAAGCACTTATTCCACATTATGATGAGCTTTATTACTATCTAAATGAAGATGCTTATGGTGTCTTTCTAAGTGGAGCGGGACCAACGATGATTGCAGTTGTCGATGATAAAAAAGTATTTTCGTTGGTCAAACAATGGAAAGCAGACTACCCAGATTATCAATTGCTCCCACTACAAGTAGAAAATTATGGATCAACCGTCGAAAAAATTCGTGAAGAAATTAAATAACAGTGCAAATTACTTTTTCTATCAGGTAGTTAAAAAGATAAACCCTCAGTAAAATCGGGTTTATCTTTTTTAAATTTAACAATTTCCGTCATCTGAATTGTATCTAGAAAAAAGCCGAGATAAACGACAAATCTTCAAAGAGCAAGCAAAGATTTGTTGAATAAATCGGGATAAACGACAAATCTTCAAGGCGAGAGCAAAGATTTGTTGAATAAATTGAGATAAACGACAAATCTTCAAGGCGAGAGCAAAGATTTGTTGAATAAATTGAGATAAACAACAAATCTTATAGGATTTAGCAAAGCTTTGTTCTATAAACCAATTTTATGAACCATATACCTTCTTATAAAAGTATAAAAGAAAAGCACATTAAAAAAGGGAAACGTTTCTCATCGAAGAGTCGTTTCCCTTTTGCATTTTGTTATTAAAATACTTGTTCAATTTCTGTGACGCCAGGTACTTCTGCCATTAATGCACGCTCGATACCTGCTTTGAGAGTAATTGTGGAGCTTGGGCAGTTACCACAAGCGCCCATCAAACGTAAGCGAACGATCCCATCTTCAACGTCGACTAATTCCACATCGCCACCATCACGTAATAAAAATGGACGTAATTTATTTAATACTTCTTGTACTTGAGCTGATTGTTCTTCCATGAATGGAAACTCTCCTTTCCTCACCACTACTCTATTATAAAGGTTGTTGAATTAAAAATCTATGTTATTTGTCATACGAATGATAAACATTTTCAATATTATTTTATCTTTTATTCATTTATTTGTAAATAAAAGTGTGTTAAAAATATATTAGGTAGATGAACCTTAAGATATACTGAGGTGTGATATAATGATGATAAGAATAAGAGTTGGCTTTTGTGTAAAAAACTTGGCAAAAGGCACTGAGCAAGTTCGTCAAAAATTATTAAAAGATCCAGATATGGATGTAGCAGAATATGGGTGTACAAGTTATTGTGGCATTTGCCGAAGGTATCATGTAGCAATAGTGAATGGCAAACCGATAAAAGCAGATACACCAGATGAACTATTAGATAATATTAATGATTATATCGATAATGAATTAATCGATCAGTTATAATGAAGGGGAAATAAAGAGATGAAAATACCTTTTACTAAAATGCATGGATTGGGAAATAGTTATATTTTTATCAATGTATTTGATTTTCCAATAGAAGAAAAAATTCTGGCGGATTTGGCAAAAGCTGTTGCTGATAAAGATACTGGAATCGGCTCAGATGGTATGATTTTGATCCATCCTACCGAAAGTGCAGATGTTGGCATGCGTATTTTTAATAAAGATGGCTCAGAAGGAAAGAACTGTGGTAACGGCTTACGTTGTGTGGCAAAGTTTGCTTTTGAACATCAGTTAGTAGACTCAAAACAGTTTACAATCGAAACAAAAGCAGGAAATGTCAGTGCAGAAATACATGGAGATCAGATACAAGTAAATGAAGTAACGGTGGATATGGGCGTGCCTATATTAAAACGTTCGGAGATCCCTATGCTTGGTGAGGATCTGGATCAGGTAGTAGCTGAACCGTTTGAAGTCCAAGGTGATAATCTTGAGGTTACCACTATATCGATGGGAAATCCTCATGCTGTTTTCTTCGTGGATGATATTAATAAAGCACCTCTAACGACATTAGGACCAGTCATTGAAAAAGATCAACGTTTTCCGGAAAGTGTCAATGTAGAATTTATTGAACAAGTGAATGACCAAGAAATTCATTTTCGGGTATGGGAACGCGGATCAGGTGTAACACAGGCATGTGGTACAGGAGCATGTGCTTCTGTTGTGGCATCCGTTTTGAATGGTAAATTAGAAAAAGGAAAAGAAATTACTGTTCATTTAGCGGGTGGAGATTTATATATTACATGGGCAGAGGATGGTCGTGTCTGGATGCGTGGAAAAGCAGAAACAACCATTGAAGGAACATTTTTTATGGATTAATTATCAAGCAGAAATATTGAATTACAATGGTTGAGTTTGTATACTTGGTCATACAATAAGTATTAAAAATACTTAGAAAAAGGAGTTTTTTTTCTATGGTTATTAATATTACCGATAATGCAAAGCATCAAATAGAAGAAATGATGAAAGAAGAGGACGCAGAAACTGTACGTCTTCGTTTTGGTGTCAAAGGTGGCGGATGTAGTGGTCTTTCTTATTCACTTGGATTTGATTATGATGTGAATGAAGAATTAGATCATACTGAAGAGTCAAACGGTATTCCGTTAACGATCAAGAAGTTTGATATTGATGTGATCGAAGGAACAACCGTCGATTTCAAACAAAACATGATGGGTGGGGGATTCACGATTGATAATCCGAATGCCGTTGTATCATGTGGCTGTGGTTCTTCCTTTAAAGCGAAGGAAAGAGAAGGAACACCAGAAAATTGCTAAATTAAAAAAGCATCGGGCTTATTTGAACTGACCCAGTAAAACGGGACAAGAAAAAACACCTATGCTACCATAGTCCTGAATTCAACAGGACTGTGGCAGTTTAGTTTTGTAAACGGTCGTATATAGTTGTAATAATACATGTAAGATTCCACTTTTTCTAGTACAATAGAGTTTGTAAGGTGCACTCTATTTTGAGTGTTGAATTCTTCCGACTTTAGCGAGGAGTGGAAGGATTCGATTACGGCATTATCAAAGCAGTTTCCTTTTCGGGACATGCTTGTGGTAATGCCTTTTTCTTTAGCCAGCTCTTGAAAGTCGTAAGAGGTGTATTGAGCTCCTTGATCACTGTGTAAGATAACTTCATACGTCTCTCTGCCTTTACATGCAGCTTCTAGTGTATCTAAAACAAGCTTAACCTCTTGTGTGTCACTAACTTTATAGGCTATGATTTCGTTATTATATAAGTCCATAATGGTTGATAAATAAAGCATTTTCTCTCCATATGGTAAGTAAGTAATATCAGTAACCCACTTTTGATTAGGGCGATCAGCCTTGAAATCCTGTTTAAGAAGGTTTGGGACGACAAACTTGCTTTCCCCAGCAATATAAACCCTTCTTTTCACTTTGACTTGACACTGAAGGTTATATTTTTGCATGATCTTTTGTACGGTCTTTCGATTTACTTTTATCTTATGGTCATTTTGGAGAATCCCTCTTACGTTTCGATGTCCTACTCTAAATGAAAGGCTTTGACAAATATCTATAACCAACTGATGTAGAAGAGGCAATTCAGCTGAAACTCTCTTTTTCCAGCGATAATAAGTTGACTTTGGAATCTCGAAACATTCACAAATAGTAGTAATTGTGTATTGTTCTTTATAAGCTTCTACAACTTCGACGAATACTTCTGGAACCACTTCCTTTCGATTTCTTGGTACTTTCCCGACAATTCATCTCGCATTTCATAATACTTCACTTTTTTTCTTAACTGACTTATTTCACTATCATCATCAGGTCCTTTACCGAATGCATATTGTTTTCCAATTGGTTGAGCTAACCTGTGCTCCTCGCCATTCCTATACCATCTCATCCAAGTATTGATTTGTGTCTTATTTTTAATACCAAACTTCTCCATAATCTCTTTATTCGTTAGTTCCCCAGATAGTTTTAAGCGTATTACTTCTCTTTTGATTTCTTCAGGATAAACCACCTTCTTCCCCATAACAAAAAACACCTCCAAATGTCGATAAATAATTTATACGACTCTGGGGGTGTTTTTTCCTGTCTCATATTATTGGGTCACTCTATATTTGCTCGATGCTTTTTTATGTCCAGCTCTAAGAATAAGAAAATAGGGACTTTCCATTTTTATCACGGTGCTAATCGGACAAAAACCCCAACTGATAGAAGTCTCACCATATATTTTAAAACATACTTGTTGAATGCTTCGGTTGAATTCTTGCTTTTGGATCCATATACGCTTTAGCATTGTTAACTGCAGTTGGTCCTTCGCCAAACCCAGCAGCAATCAAGTTAACTTTACCAGGGTACGTACAAATATCACCAGCAGCATAAATGCCAGGGACATTGGTTTCCATTTTTGAATTGACTACAATACTGTTCTTGTCAATTTCCAATCCCCAATTTTTAATGGGTCCTAAAGAAGAAATAAACCCGTAATTAACTAGAACATGATCTACATCTAACACGACTTCATTGTCACCTTTCACTTCTTTTAATCGGACTTGATCAATCTGATCTTGTCCAATCAGACTTTCTGGTACGTAAGGTGTTAAAATATTCACATTAGAATTCATTAAGTTCTCGACACTTGCCTCATGTGCACGGAAATTATCACGTCGGTGGACTAATGTTACTTCTTTTGCAATTGGTTCTAACATTAAAGCCCAGTCTACGGCAGAATCACCACCGCCAAATAATACGACACGTTGATCACGGAATTTATCCATATTATCAACGAAATAGTGAAGGTTTTTATCTTCAAACTGTTCTGCATTATTTATAGTTAATTTTCGTGGTTGAAAAGCACCATTTCCTCCAGTTATAATGATAACTTTGGAGTAATGTTCCTCTGTGGGTGTTGTAATTCTGAGTGTCTCATCATCTAAACGCTCTACACGTTCAACGGATTGATTTAAGACTATTTCGGGTTTAAATAAATCCGTTTGTTCTTTCAAGTTATCGACGAGTTCTTGTGCACGAACCTTTGGAAAGCCAGCAATATCATAAATATATTTTTCTGGATATAATGCGCTGAGCTGCCCACCGATTTGAGGTAAACTCTCGATGATTTTCACAGAAGATTGTCTTAAGCCACCATAAAAAGCTGTAAATAATCCAACGGGGCCAGCCCCGATAATGGTTATATCATAAACTTCCTTTGACATATTAGATTCCCCCTCATGCTTACATCAATGCCTTATATTTTAACATAATAGTATCTATCATGTCATTTTTATATACCTGTACGGAAACATTTGTAAAATCCGCCAAATAAATAAAGAAAGGTTAAAAAAATTCACAAAATTAAAATCAAGGGTTGAAAAATGTCGTAAAAAGGTCTAACATATACTATGGACTAATTATTAAGACATATGTATTATTACGTGATAGTACGTGAAATACATCACGAATAATTACAAAAAAAATACTTAAATGGATGTGAGAAAGATGAAGAGACCGAAAATTGTCGTTTTGGGAGCTGGCTATGGGGGGTTAACGACAGTAGCCAAGCTACAAAAAAAGTTAGGTGTTAATGACGCACACATTACGCTTGTAAACAAGAATGATTACCACTATGAATCAACGTGGTTACATGAAGCTGCAGCAGGTACATTACATCACGACCGTAGCCGTGTCAAAATATCTGACCTTATTAACTCAGCGAAGGTAAATTTTGTGCAAGATACGGTAACAGCAATTAAACCTGATGAGAAAAAAGTTGAATTACAAGATGGTGAAGTACTGGAGTATGACTATCTAGTAGTTGCTTTAGGTTTTGAAGCTGCTACATTTGGAATTCCTGGTTTATTAGAAAATGCACTTACAATTGGAAGTATTAATAAAGCGCGTCAGATCCGTGAACACATTGATTATCAATTTGCTATGTATAATAATGAAGCAGAACCTAAGGAAGAACGATTAAATATTGTTGTTGGCGGTGGCGGCTTCACCGGAATTGAATTTGTAGGCGAATTAGCAAACCGTATTCCGGAACTGTGTAAAGAATATGACATTGATCGCAGTAAAGTACGTGTTATAGTAGTTGAGGCAATGGACACGATCATGCCAGGATTTGATCCAGAGTTGATCGAATATGCAATGAACTCATTGGAAGCACGTGGAGTGGAATTTAAGCTTGGTGCATTCTTAAAAGAAGTACGTGTTGATGGGATCACTGTAGAACAAAATGGTGAAAAAGAAGATATTCCAACTATGACTACAGTTTGGGCTGCTGGTGTACGAGCTAACCACTTAGTGGAAGAATCTACATTAGAAGATAATCGTGGTAAAGTGGAAGTAACACCAGAACTACGTGCGCCAACTCATGAAGATGTATTTGTAGTTGGTGATTGTGCTCTAGTTTGGAATAAAGAAATTGATCGTCCATATCCACCAACTGCTCAAATTGCTATGCAAGAAGCAGAAGTTTGTGCACATAATTTAATCGCTCTTGTAAAAGGTGGCGAGTTAGAACCGTTTGAATTTATTAACCGAGGAACTGTATGTTCACTTGGTGATAAAGATGCAATGGGATCTATTTTTGGCGGCAAGAAGATCTTCGGTTGGACTGCCTCTTTCATGAAAAAAGTCATCGATAACCGTGCACTATTCAAAATCGGCGGTGTTGGATTAGTATTGAAAAAAGGTAAATTTAACATCTTTTAATATCACAAACAAAAGCAGAGGGCTTATCCTCTGCTTTTTAAATGCTAGTAGCATCATAGTGGAAGCTCAGAATATAGCATTCCCCTAGGGCAAGTATATATATGTATACACTATGATGGTAAAATGCAACAAGTAGGTGGAAGAGGCATTATATTTATTACAAATAAATGAACTTTATTGCACAAGTTTACTTAGCAGTATAAAATAAGAAGAGTTCTTGATTTTGATATGATCGAAGAGGAGTATTCGAATGATTCAACTTTTTATCTCTGTTCTTTTATTTTTTGTTTTATTTTTTGGAATTAGCTTTATTCTTAACATGATCTTACGTCAAACATGGTTAATGGCATTTGTTTTTCCGATTATTGTTATGTTTATTGTTGATACTTTTCCTTTTTCTACATATTTCACTGATCCTGGATATGCATTCACTACACTCTGGAATGAATTGATCACATTAAGTGTGCAAGATGCGATTATTTTGTCATCTGGATTTATCGGCACAATCGTTGCCGGAATAGTGATTAAGTTTCTTAGAAAAAATGGCTATCAAATGTTCTAATACGAAGCAAATGTATATTTCTTGTTGTTAGTGGAAAAGATTACACCTAGAGAGGTGTGATCTTTTATGTTTTTATGGAAAATTTCAAAAACTCTATTGATGATTACTCTACTGTCGGGGGCCCTGATGTCTAGTTTCACTATGGTATCTAATGTAACAGCACAAGAAGTATTTAGTAGCTTAGCAGATGAATCAAATGATTCACTTGATATAGGTTATCAGCAAGATCGAGAAATTGTAGCCAAAAAGAAGTTTGTCAAGCATCGTAATAATCGTGTTACCTATATTTCAAGTGAAGAAATAACTGGGCCATCCACTCTAGAAGAAACGTTAGATTTAGATCAATATGAGAAACATAATGTCGTAGCAACAGGTTATACAGCAGGAGTGGAATCTACTGGAAAAACACCAGACCATCCTGCTTATGGAGTGACATATTCTGGGGTAAAAGTTACCCGAGATTTGTATTCCACCATTGCCGCAGATTTAAATGTTTTTCCTATTGGTACAATATTATATATTCCTGATTATGGATATGGTATTGTAGCTGATAAGGGTGGAGCAATCAAAGGAAATAAAATAGACTTATACTACCCGACAGTGAACGATGTGTACGAAAAATGGGGGAAAAAAGCAGTAGATGTATATGTGATTGAATATGGAACTGGACAATTAACGGAAGAAGTATTGGTTTCTTTAAATAATACAGAATCATTGCAAGTATTCCGACATCAGTATAAAGCAGAATAATAAAATGAAGGAGTGGGCCAAGTAATCAGCTCACTCCTTTTGTTTCGATTAATAGTTATAATAACAACTGTTGTAAAAAGACGAAACTAAGCGCAATAATAGTTATTGCCTTTCTTTTTGTTTGACTATGTATCAAAAGAAGTATTATAAAAACAGCCGTTTGGGCTGGCGTCGAGTGTTAACACCGAAATTAAAACAGAGAATACAGTAAGAATGCCAAAAAGACTCCAGTTAATCCACCGAAGAACACTTCAATCGGCTGATGCCCGAGAAGTTCTTTTAACTCTTTTTGTTTCTCATATTCCCCTTTTTTAGACCATCCCTTTGCCTCGGAGACAAAATGGTGGAAATCTTTCACTAGCATGTTTAACAAAATGGCTTGTTCACCAGCTTGTCTGCGAATACCAGTTGCATCAAACATAATAATAATGGCTAGCACACAAGATACAGCAAATAGACCTGATGAGACACCGTGTTCAATCCCAATTCCAGTAGTAACAGCTGTAACGGCAGCAGAATGACTACTCGGCATCCCGCCTGTACTAAATGTTAAGCCAGGTTTAAATTCCTTTGTAGCGATAAAATGTAAGGGAACTTTAATGATTTGGGCAAAAGTAATCGCAATCAAAGCTGCCCAAAGTGGGAAATTTTCGAAAAGCTCCAATTAGAACATCCTCTCTGTCTCTTAGGTGGATATCTCGGTATCCAATGATGTAATGATAAATGAGTAGTATACGACTTTTTATATGTATCTACCGACCATTTTCTTTACCATTATAGCATAGCTTATACCTCTTTAGTATTGATTACCCATCAATTTACACGGTTTTAATAAAAAGACGAGAACGAACGTGCGATCTCATCTTTTTGTGCTTATTTAATTGCAGCATCCAGTGATACTTCAATCATGTCGTTAAATGTTGTTTGACGTTCCTCTGCAGTTGTTTCTTCTCCTGTAATAATATGATCGGAAACAGTTAGAACGGACAACGCATTACGGTTGAATTTAGCTGCTAATGTATATAATGCAGTTGACTCCATTTCAATAGCTAACACATTATATTGATCAAGCAATTCTAACAATTCCTTCATATTATCACGGTAAAAGCTATCGCTGGTAAATACATTCCCGACTCTTAGAGAAAGTCCTTTATCTATACCTGTGTCATATGCTTTTTTCAGTAAATCGAAATTAGCTGTCGGTGCGTAATCAATACCACCAAATACCATTCTGTTCATTTGTGAATCTGTTGAAGATGTACTTGCAAGAATTACATCTCCTACCTTTACATCTTTTTGAATTGCTCCACAAGTTCCGACGCGTATTAAATTTTGCACATCATAGCTTTGAATTAATTCGTTCACATAGATTGAAATAGATGGTACGCCCATCCCGGTACCTTGTACAGAGATGTCTTTCCCTTTATACGTGCC encodes:
- a CDS encoding divergent PAP2 family protein — protein: MELFENFPLWAALIAITFAQIIKVPLHFIATKEFKPGLTFSTGGMPSSHSAAVTAVTTGIGIEHGVSSGLFAVSCVLAIIIMFDATGIRRQAGEQAILLNMLVKDFHHFVSEAKGWSKKGEYEKQKELKELLGHQPIEVFFGGLTGVFLAFLLYSLF
- the deoD gene encoding purine-nucleoside phosphorylase encodes the protein MSVHIGAKKGEIADTILLPGDPLRAKYIAKNFLENVTCYNEVRGMYGFTGTYKGKDISVQGTGMGVPSISIYVNELIQSYDVQNLIRVGTCGAIQKDVKVGDVILASTSSTDSQMNRMVFGGIDYAPTANFDLLKKAYDTGIDKGLSLRVGNVFTSDSFYRDNMKELLELLDQYNVLAIEMESTALYTLAAKFNRNALSVLTVSDHIITGEETTAEERQTTFNDMIEVSLDAAIK
- a CDS encoding NAD(P)/FAD-dependent oxidoreductase encodes the protein MSKEVYDITIIGAGPVGLFTAFYGGLRQSSVKIIESLPQIGGQLSALYPEKYIYDIAGFPKVRAQELVDNLKEQTDLFKPEIVLNQSVERVERLDDETLRITTPTEEHYSKVIIITGGNGAFQPRKLTINNAEQFEDKNLHYFVDNMDKFRDQRVVLFGGGDSAVDWALMLEPIAKEVTLVHRRDNFRAHEASVENLMNSNVNILTPYVPESLIGQDQIDQVRLKEVKGDNEVVLDVDHVLVNYGFISSLGPIKNWGLEIDKNSIVVNSKMETNVPGIYAAGDICTYPGKVNLIAAGFGEGPTAVNNAKAYMDPKARIQPKHSTSMF
- a CDS encoding YuiB family protein, with protein sequence MIQLFISVLLFFVLFFGISFILNMILRQTWLMAFVFPIIVMFIVDTFPFSTYFTDPGYAFTTLWNELITLSVQDAIILSSGFIGTIVAGIVIKFLRKNGYQMF
- a CDS encoding NAD(P)/FAD-dependent oxidoreductase; translation: MKRPKIVVLGAGYGGLTTVAKLQKKLGVNDAHITLVNKNDYHYESTWLHEAAAGTLHHDRSRVKISDLINSAKVNFVQDTVTAIKPDEKKVELQDGEVLEYDYLVVALGFEAATFGIPGLLENALTIGSINKARQIREHIDYQFAMYNNEAEPKEERLNIVVGGGGFTGIEFVGELANRIPELCKEYDIDRSKVRVIVVEAMDTIMPGFDPELIEYAMNSLEARGVEFKLGAFLKEVRVDGITVEQNGEKEDIPTMTTVWAAGVRANHLVEESTLEDNRGKVEVTPELRAPTHEDVFVVGDCALVWNKEIDRPYPPTAQIAMQEAEVCAHNLIALVKGGELEPFEFINRGTVCSLGDKDAMGSIFGGKKIFGWTASFMKKVIDNRALFKIGGVGLVLKKGKFNIF
- a CDS encoding 3D domain-containing protein; translation: MFLWKISKTLLMITLLSGALMSSFTMVSNVTAQEVFSSLADESNDSLDIGYQQDREIVAKKKFVKHRNNRVTYISSEEITGPSTLEETLDLDQYEKHNVVATGYTAGVESTGKTPDHPAYGVTYSGVKVTRDLYSTIAADLNVFPIGTILYIPDYGYGIVADKGGAIKGNKIDLYYPTVNDVYEKWGKKAVDVYVIEYGTGQLTEEVLVSLNNTESLQVFRHQYKAE